In Alteromonas macleodii, the sequence ATAATAAATAGTGGCGCGAGTACTAACGCAAGGAAGCTAGGGGTTAAGCTACTAAAACGCGTAAGCCCGGCCGATTGTCGCTGCTCTGCAAACATGGCGCTATTTTGTCGGTGCCCTTCTAGAAAAATAGCGTTGCCTGTGTAGGTGTCGACGCCAGGTTCAATCACGCTTAATGGAGTAGGGGCACGAAAGACATAGTGACCGTAATGCACCATGCGGTGAGGGTGCTTATCAGGCTGCGCTTTAAAGCGTTCTTCTGCTTCAGTTTGAAGGTGGTCTCTAGCGTGCGCGGCTTCCTCAATGTGAAACGCATTTACAACTAGGGCAGCCAGGGTCAGTATGGCCCCGAGCAACAGTACTGTTGCGGCCACTTTAGTGCGCAGCCAATAGCGCCACTGATCTGCACAAATGGTTTTTGCTACACTCAACATCATGCTTTGCGCCCTGCAAATGCTGCGTGTACCGCTTCAGTATCAATAGGCGTATCGCCAACACGCTCGAAAGAGCCGGTTAGCTTACCGTTACTTAAAAGCACAATGCGGTGAGCGACCTGGCAAGCACCGTACACGTCGTGGGTTACCATAAAAATGGTAGCGCCGCTGGCCGCAAGTTCAGAAACCAACGCATTAAACTCGTCAATAGCTGCAGGGTCTAAGCCTGAGGTAGGCTCATCTAAAAACAGCACTGGGGCATTACGCAACAAAGCAAGCGCAATTGCGGTTTTCTGACGCATACCTTTCGAGTAGTTTGACAACGCCTTATTCCATGAATCTTCTTGAAGAGCCACTTTGCGAAGTGCCGCAAAAATGTCTTCGTCTGATTTTTCTACACCAGCTACCGAGAGAAAGTAACGGATATTTTCCAAGCCAGAAAGGTGACCATAAAGGGTTACAGATTCAGGTAAATAAGCGACAGACTTTTGAACATCGTTAGGGTGAGTAGTGGCGTTGTGGCCCAGCACAGTAGCGCTACCACTGTTTGCTTTCATCAAACCTAAAAAGGTTTTAAGCGTAGTTGATTTACCGGCACCATTACCGCCTAAGAGCGCGAAAACTTCACCCTTACCAACATTGAAGTTTAGATTGTCTAAAAGCGTGCGGTTTTCAACGCGCACGGTAAGCGCATCTGCGCATATCACTGAATTTGTTTGCATTGTATAACGTGCTGTAACAGAAATTTGTGCGCAATGTTATATTATAACTAATTAGATGGGAATACGTTTTACTCTTAAGTGACAGTGGAATGACCAATCGAAAAGAAAAAGTAGTGCTTGAATAGAAAATTGCTGAAGATCTGAACGAAAAAGACTGGCCGATTGGTAGTGGTCTACCTTAATAGGCTAAGTTTCTCCTCTTTATAGATGATTTGCCATTTTTACCTAATTAAGTGAAATTATTAATTTGTTTTACCTGTCTTATAGCAACATCAATAAATGCTACTTACATATCTAAAAGAAAAGAGAGCCATAATGGAATTTACTCATAAGCGCACCATTCAAGCGACCGCATCACTATTACTGCTACTAGCAATAACACAAGCTGTTTTCACAGCGCTTTACAGCAGCGGAATTAGCTTTTCGAGGCAGTATGCCTGGGGATTTGAGGCTGTAATTTTTACCGTACTCGCTGCTTTTGCTAGTAGCGCTATGGTGCAAGCAAAAAACGCGCAGCTAGGCTGGTCGGCAATTACTTTTAGCGCCGTTCTAAATATTGTGCAGGTAAGTATTGGCCTAACGTTATTTTCAACCTTCGGTCAGGTTGCTGGCGCAGTAGAAGGCGCTAAACCTTTAATTGGCGGCGTAGTATCTTTGTCTTTCATGATTTACTACGCAGCGAAGTTGTTATTAGGATTAGCAGCCGTCGTTTTCGGCCTATTCTTCGTGGTAAAGGGCGGTAAAACGATTGGTGGTCTTACCGCTATAGTTGGCATGGTCGCTATGTTTGCCAATGCCATATTAATCATATTTGGTCGTGATGGCTTTCTACCATCAGGCG encodes:
- a CDS encoding ABC transporter ATP-binding protein, translating into MQTNSVICADALTVRVENRTLLDNLNFNVGKGEVFALLGGNGAGKSTTLKTFLGLMKANSGSATVLGHNATTHPNDVQKSVAYLPESVTLYGHLSGLENIRYFLSVAGVEKSDEDIFAALRKVALQEDSWNKALSNYSKGMRQKTAIALALLRNAPVLFLDEPTSGLDPAAIDEFNALVSELAASGATIFMVTHDVYGACQVAHRIVLLSNGKLTGSFERVGDTPIDTEAVHAAFAGRKA
- a CDS encoding thiamine biosynthesis protein ThiC, whose amino-acid sequence is MEFTHKRTIQATASLLLLLAITQAVFTALYSSGISFSRQYAWGFEAVIFTVLAAFASSAMVQAKNAQLGWSAITFSAVLNIVQVSIGLTLFSTFGQVAGAVEGAKPLIGGVVSLSFMIYYAAKLLLGLAAVVFGLFFVVKGGKTIGGLTAIVGMVAMFANAILIIFGRDGFLPSGVAGASGMIATLLLAICLISLNRKAD